agataaaaattttattaactcTCGGTACAAAAGAATCGTTTTATAGTTAAAAGCACGGCGATGTCATCGTATCTCCTCGGAGATGCGTTCAGTCTTCTGTGTAGGTATGGAAGAGAGCTTTAATTGCAGAGACGTATTTGGATCGTGTGAGTGATTAAACCGCGGTACATTCTCGCCGTATGTAGAAAGAATGCGTGATAAAAAAACATGAGTTCGTGAGAAATCATACATTAAAACTGTGATTCATTATTTCAGTGTGTACTAGACCAGTTgtatataatttacaaatagaTACAAAATggatttataattttgaataaaatacgGTTCATTGAACTTTACagatcaaaaaattaaattagttgaTAACTTTTCTATtctgtaaaaacaaaattttggagtAAATCACATTTTTACTAGAACATTTGTAGAGTGAAATGTGATAAATTACAAagattttagtataaaaaacactttagaaatgtcaaattgaaatatttgaatattttatttcgttaaaattGTATATTGAAGGTCAAGCGAAACCAGTGAAGTTCTTCTATATTGTAACGTTGCCGGATGTTGAGTGATATCACAAGTTTAGGGTATGTttcgtataaaaaatatcagataCTTTTACATTTAATCGCGTATGTGTTTATCAATAAAAGAAAtcttttcgtttttattaaactttattctttaataataacaaattttcattaaattgtttattactaTCTAGTAAGCTGTAGAATACAATATGTACTTTCTATTAGTAAATATGGCAACTACGTAAATCCAATCCACGCATACTGAGATTGATTCAGCTGTGATTAAAAATAGGCGCGAAATTTAAATCTGTTGTTGACTTGTTTTGTTGAATGaatagtttaataatattttggatcaatttttagattttatatattgaattaaGTACTATATAGGTTGCAATGTTGaactttatttgaaaattacttttatttttgaagatttgaagatttttttctcaGAAAACCGTATAATAGTGGGaagtacttttttttcaataaattatgaagatatttagttatttatattatcatatatattcaactgaaaaagccaaaaaaatactatatttttaaatttttaatcaactttgAGTCTAATATATACTTTCTATTAGTAAATATGGCAACTGCGTGAAACTATTCCACGTTGACTGAGATTCTATCAGCTGTCATTGAAAATAAGCGCGAAATTCAAATACgtagtaaatttattttgttaattatattgttttgtataaattgttagttattatatatattaaataaattattaaagaaaagttgaaacgtcagaatttatttttcttttaaaaactatcacaactaattttaaaacaaagagacctaaaatcaagaacatttagatgcattaataaattattacataggttaatataaactaaaatgttgatttctatttgataaaatactattattttcgatttttttcaatcaaaaccgTCCCAATCACGTATAATTTTGGGAAGTAGTAGTAAATTATGCAATTCCTAGCAAGCAAATTAATATTAAgcgataaatttattatttgacatACATAATttgtgtaataataattttttttattacaacagAGCACTGGGATGGAGGTTAGGTCTTCAAGTGGTAACAGGTGCGATATCTGTAACGTTCATCTTAGGTACTTTTTACCGTTCGGCTTCTCTGTACCACCCCCAACGCCGAGCCATCCTCCACATCAAAAACCAAAAGAggaaaattaaagataaaaacaaaatagaagatAAAGTACCGTTCTTCGACTTCAGTACTCTTAAAAGTAAAACCGTCCGTATTCTATTAATTTCCACGGGGATCAGTGCCTTCGGTAAAAAACAGTTTCGTTTATATATCCACCCCTTACTATCATATTGTTATATTCGCAGGTATTAACACACCCCTATTCTACTTGGCTTACCAAGCCGAAGTCGAAGGTTTGGGCGACTCTACTATATTTTTGCAAGTCTATTTAGGGCTAGCTTGGACTGTGGGTTGCGTAGTCTTCAGTACGTTGGTACTTCATAATTCCACCGAATGCAGAATTGCCAGGCAATACCTTTGCCAGACAGCTGTTTTTATGTGTGGGTTGTCGATATTAGCGTTTACTGTCGTTAGTGGTAATTACCACGCCTACGTTATGTTCGCTTGGATATATGGTAAGTATGGGAGATTTACTGATATATTATAAggtttttttacaatatttaggTATATTTTGTGGGGGATACCATTATTCACTGAAGATGTATACGTATGAACGTGTAAGGGCACGAAATTTCGCTAGAACTTGGGGATTTGTACAATGTTCCCAAGCGATACCCATTGTGATTGGAGTTCCATTCTCTGGTGAGTATTATTAATACTAATACaacaaaactattgaaaaaaatgaaaaaggatactaataattattattaaaaacgaaatatCACTATAACTTTcgataaaaatgtattattattataaaaaatcactAACCTATTTCTTgtgttcaaaaaataaacattcaagtTGAAACAATAATATATCTTCTTGTTTTGAGTTCTTTCAAGTGAAAtggaatttcaattgatttttctgGCCACAGAAGTACCATTCTTCCTAAATTTATATTGACtaaatgtattaataatataaacaaaccGTAAAGAAATacgacttcttctttttttattttcttattggcCTTGGTTTATTTGACATATACAGATATTCTACTAGTcactgaaaaataaacaaataacaaaagaaTACGTAGTTATTATGTATCGATTCCTACGGATTTGCGTTAATTTTGAtggaataatttctttttatttgctCATAAGATGAAATTATTACTACTATCAcaagattttattataaacatattgTCGTAAAAGTAGACATAACCattcttcttttcttattaTTGACCTTGTTCAGTTCATCAGTTGGTCGAGAAACTAACGTTTAGGTTTAACTATCAAATAAAAGGGAATCTGCTTGTTACTGAAATAGAATCTGCgattatttattctattatgTAATGCTTCCAATTGATTTTCAATAAGTTTGGTCAAATAACTTCTTTTTGCTAATTTTTgagatgaaattatttttacgatcacaaaattttattacaagtGAATTGCAGTAACAGTAGTCATAAcaattcttcttttcttttcgTATTATTCGCCTTGTTCAGTTGTACAGTTGATCGAAATAACTAATATTAGATTATATAGAAGATAGTTAAGAGATATTGGATtcttgaatatttctttttctctttcttGTTGGTATTGTTTTATTAGACAGTTAGTCAGAGAAATTAgatttattactaaaaaatttatggattttAGACAAGTTTGTTGGAATAATTCCTacacataaaatgaattttttattactatcaACAAACTGTAGTGACAGTAGACATAaccatttcttcttttttcatctATTAATGGCCTTGTTTAGTAGGGCAGTTCGTccaaaaactaataaaaaaaaacatttggatATGAATTATGTACTTGGTTACTAACTTTCGATGGCTTACGAAAACTTACGACATTTCATTCGagtatatttgttaataattcgaaatttatttcttttatatatgttaGGTTACATGAACGAAAAATGCGGAGACCGCGCGGGCTACTACTTCAGCTCAACTTGCGTTCTAGTGGGTAGCCTCACGCTCTTTCTCATAGATCTCCATAGGAGGAAAATAGCGCGTCATAAACATACTAGAGAAAACGGCACTAGACATCTTTGCGTATCCGAAACTTGCCCGCAAAGAAGGAAACTGTCGTTTTCTCAAGAACCCGATAATAACGATGGCGGCGTCACAATGGGGGCGGCCGCCGCTGCACTGGTGCTCGGTACCGACATGGGAGCTAACCAGGGCGGCGGTGGAGGACttttagataatattattttgtcgAATGACAAACCCGAATTAACTTGTATTTCTGAAGAAGGTATGTATAGTTTTTCCAGCAACAAAATAGGAAATTAGTAAAATAAACAcaatataatgaagaaaaattactaATTCATCTATAATCTTCcattttttgtatgtaatttttttggtaaactctactaaatatattttataaccttaaaaattgatattacaaatttgatttatttccaaCTATTCCTGAAATACAGTTAAACTTGGCAACATAgcataaattcatttttcgttGAGGTCAAGACAAGTGCTGAcgtcactgtttttttttcaccctAACGGTATGTTTGAACTACTGTCAAATGTCGTTACGTTATTTGATTCTTTTGTTTTccatagaatttttatttacgtcTATATACGTGTCAAATATACTAAATTCACTATttatatttgttgatttttttcttttttattacttaccaacaaaaaaattgatatttttactaCCCAACCTCACTTTGATTGTTCCCTCGACGATTTGAATTGCAATGAATTGTATACTCACTTTTAAACCTCCaggtataaatttttatttttcgttgaGGTAATAACACTGACGTCACTATGGTTTTTCCACCCTAACGGTATGTTTGAACTACTGTCAAATGTCGTTACGTTATTTGATTCTTTTGTTTTccatagaatttttatttacgcctattttcttcttttttattacttaCCAACAAACAATAGATGTTTTCACTACCTAACCTCATTTTGCTTGTTCTCTCGACGATTTGAATTACAATTAATTTATACTCACTTATAAACTTCCAggtatatttttctattttccaaatatacaataaaacgCAATTACTtaattacatttaataaaaaaatagtataatacaggtaaacttcaatttattgtttagttatttagattattattataaaacttcGAGTCTGTATTATaaattacaacgttgcctaGGTTCACAATTCGTTTTCAGGTATAGCCGATATGGACCTTCCAGATAACTTGTTAGATGATTTGGACTATATAGGAGACTGTATTACGTCGTGTAATaaagtagaaaattatttaatgctTAGCGAgttcgaaaataatttaatagccGAAATGCCTGTGATATTGGACAGGAAAGGGAGACGTTGGTCGTTGGCTAGATCGAAACCGACACAGACCAACGACGAAACCATCAACGAAGAAGAAAACGGCCTCAACAAAAGCGGAAACGGAAAATGGAAAGTTTTTCCTAATAGAGTTATTACAGTTATAGACGAATCCTCGGTTTAgattagtattaaaaaaaatggagtgtttgaattgaataattatagTTTGTTTATGGTGAAACGGTTTTCCAGAATAAAATCGAGATGTACAAAGTACGAAATTGAGTAAGTCATAATTCATAACCTATTTTTCTTGttgtcttatttatttttacgaaatattttaatgtttctagTAGAAGTACAATTTTACGCggtattattagaaaatatcaacTTTCCAAATAACTTTTTCGAGCTTCAGTACActtaaaatattcaatcaataataaaagtaataatagaAGCAATAAACTTACCTGGAACGTGTTAAAATGTAAACACAACTTTAgcactataaatattttttataaattctgctattttcattactttaaacagaaataatgtttttgtttaatttttttattataatcaaaaaatttatctagAAGAACAATGTTAACGTGATGGTGGCTAACCAACAACTAACCATGTCATAgaaatctaatttttataaCCTCACATTGTTGTCACTACtttcaatttatcaatatatctataaaaattatgCCACTATTATcggtttttatttcaattgtagTTCTTTAAGAAAATTTCATAGCTTGAACatttgaaaactattattttgaaatatggtaTAAAATAACTATcgattaatatgaaaaataaaatatatgtgagaaaatctgttttatttaaaaactatctAGCTGAAAAACGTTTTTCCTTgaacaaactataaaaaaatgtctatttaTTAGGTTAGACTTGATATAAACTAAAACCAACTAAACTTGCAAtcacgaaatttaaaaaaaaagtctgATAAAATTCCGAAAAGATTTCTTCGATTTGGtgaaatttttggcaaaaaattttACTGACAAAACTTTCCCCAGTCCCCTccaaagttataaaaattttacaaaatatctccgaaaatattgattttagggaaaaaatttttaaacaaaaaacgaagCTCATAAAAAGCTCTTTAATAAAGGTTATATACCATTTTTATCTAAACTTATGGTTTTGGTTGTTATGATCCACAACATATCGACAGGGGTCAAATTAACTAACCTAATGTCTtcgagtttttattattataactcaATTTCGTTTTAATCAAATTGAAACTTAATTTGACAAGTTTGAGTGTCGATATTCTCGTTTGAATCGAATTTTAAACTCTGTTTCCAGGTCCATATgccaaaaattcttttattagCACCAGCTTTCTTCTTAAAAGTTGTTCTAAAAGATTCTAGATCCAAAAGAATCTTCAGAAATGTGCTTAATGAAAGGAGTCCCTCAATATTCGTTCAAAGAATCTTCACAAAATAGGAAGAAGTTCTCCAATTTTCAACACtgagatttgaataaaatcttATACCCTCTTTCccaatttgaaacaaatacaaattaaagagaatatttttggaaaaaaagatGCATTGCTGCTAGTGAATTCATCCTGTCGAGATATTTAAAACATCCAAAAGAATAGtactacataaaaaatttatacaaacttTTTTGTAGAACTTTTTAAGAGCTTCATTGTTTGTTTGAACCATTTTTccctaaaatcaatatttttgaagatattcgACAAAATCATAGGATTCATCTTTTCATAACTATACCCAAAAAACCTatgaaataatctaaaaataattgaaaaaaaaaacaattcccTAGAGTCGAATTAATGATCGAAACTAAtataaaacgttttatttttaataaattgactGAAATTATTGCGTGCCTTGTGGAATTATGAAGATTGGTAGCGTTCAACCAAAGTGATTGTGAGTCTAATTCGGTTTAGAAAATTGTTAAACTcgtttagaaataatatttatagtatttatgAAGAGATAAATGACTTACATACGTTATTATATTAAGACTACCTCTTAACTGATGCCATAAAAACGTTTTATTCATTGCACAACCATGGAagaatttattcacaaaaaaattgttcttggagctaatattttttcatttttttttatggaTTCATCTACTTTGAGAAAGTTATACAACaacatatttataaacaaaaatgttaaatCATGACAGCTGGAGATAGGATTGAAACACGTCACACCGGGAggttatttcttcttttttttaatcttgGCACTTCATTTGTTACCATAGACAAActaatattgattaatataaatctTTTTCTATTGACTTTTCATACAGACCAATAAGTTggtatattattttcttttaaaagctCTATATGGTTCTACTAAcgtaaattgaaataaagttggtgaaaatgaatagttttgtcggttaaaattttatgaacgGTGATATTCATACTTAACACCAAGTTTACACCAACAATTACACTATTTGGTTTTAATCCCTGAACGTCTGTTAgagagtgtaattgtgaatgatGGTGTAGTTCTAGTGTAAACAGTCTATTCACTATTTTGGAACTGATGTCAAATTAGTAATGGAAGTTGTCACCTCTAAATAGCACTAAATAATatacattattaaattatacaagTATATTCCAAAATGTATCTTGCATCACGAAATATACCTTAGTACATTGACCAATGGTAATGACGTCATGAATTGACTTGTCTGGAAATAGACATCGCGTTGACGTTCCGCTTCGGCgccatatttaaaatattgctCATGTTTATTTACAACATATATgcttcaaatataaaaatttgtgtaaaaatacaaattataacgTAAAAATTCAACTGCACAAGTTTGGTTGAGGTTATGATAGTTACttgtaaatttgtaaaatgaattatatagaagcaacaaataaaaaagtgtcCTAAATACGATGAGTATCATTACATTCAATAACTTAACACTGAATACCCTCATTATAT
The genomic region above belongs to Diorhabda carinulata isolate Delta chromosome 9, icDioCari1.1, whole genome shotgun sequence and contains:
- the LOC130898221 gene encoding monocarboxylate transporter 12-like isoform X1 — its product is MQNSTEEELSSDGRPRRHGLSRSRSLPQLSHHDSGLGSYYGGSGADDVPVSRAARLVADLRQLLTLKQHYYPEGGWGWVVLICAVCVHILGHGMLTSVGMFYMEILKKFGFHEKGSAGWLGAMSTGVALLISPVTIAFCRRKSTRVTAVMGGLITALGCLFTSFATQFHQLFFSYGTVVGIGVGITRDCSTLMVAQYFKRRREFVEIFIVSGSGLGIASMSLIIKSTIGALGWRLGLQVVTGAISVTFILGTFYRSASLYHPQRRAILHIKNQKRKIKDKNKIEDKVPFFDFSTLKSKTVRILLISTGISAFGINTPLFYLAYQAEVEGLGDSTIFLQVYLGLAWTVGCVVFSTLVLHNSTECRIARQYLCQTAVFMCGLSILAFTVVSGNYHAYVMFAWIYGIFCGGYHYSLKMYTYERVRARNFARTWGFVQCSQAIPIVIGVPFSGYMNEKCGDRAGYYFSSTCVLVGSLTLFLIDLHRRKIARHKHTRENGTRHLCVSETCPQRRKLSFSQEPDNNDGGVTMGAAAAALVLGTDMGANQGGGGGLLDNIILSNDKPELTCISEEGIADMDLPDNLLDDLDYIGDCITSCNKVENYLMLSEFENNLIAEMPVILDRKGRRWSLARSKPTQTNDETINEEENGLNKSGNGKWKVFPNRVITVIDESSV
- the LOC130898221 gene encoding monocarboxylate transporter 12-like isoform X2, whose product is MSSLSRAQSWPLLSGAAPADDARNIATKTQIQARRFVCRHYYPEGGWGWVVTACAVLVHVINHGVQLSCSQLVAPAAFKFHVNPVYPAGWLGAMSTGVALLISPVTIAFCRRKSTRVTAVMGGLITALGCLFTSFATQFHQLFFSYGTVVGIGVGITRDCSTLMVAQYFKRRREFVEIFIVSGSGLGIASMSLIIKSTIGALGWRLGLQVVTGAISVTFILGTFYRSASLYHPQRRAILHIKNQKRKIKDKNKIEDKVPFFDFSTLKSKTVRILLISTGISAFGINTPLFYLAYQAEVEGLGDSTIFLQVYLGLAWTVGCVVFSTLVLHNSTECRIARQYLCQTAVFMCGLSILAFTVVSGNYHAYVMFAWIYGIFCGGYHYSLKMYTYERVRARNFARTWGFVQCSQAIPIVIGVPFSGYMNEKCGDRAGYYFSSTCVLVGSLTLFLIDLHRRKIARHKHTRENGTRHLCVSETCPQRRKLSFSQEPDNNDGGVTMGAAAAALVLGTDMGANQGGGGGLLDNIILSNDKPELTCISEEGIADMDLPDNLLDDLDYIGDCITSCNKVENYLMLSEFENNLIAEMPVILDRKGRRWSLARSKPTQTNDETINEEENGLNKSGNGKWKVFPNRVITVIDESSV